The Piliocolobus tephrosceles isolate RC106 chromosome 12, ASM277652v3, whole genome shotgun sequence genome includes the window GTGGGAGAGACCTGCCCGGTACACAGCGGCGTGGACCCCCAGGAAGACCAGGACCGGAGCACTGATTGCGGCGTTCGTTCTCCGTGCGCCTCCAGCCTCCCCGCGCGTCGCATGCTGGCACCCCCGCCCACCGTGCCAGCTGCAGGCCAGGTACGTGGGCGCGGCCGGCCGCCGGAGCCGGAGTGTGCAGGGATACGCAGAGAGGGCGGGGCGGCCAGAAAGGGAAGGGGTGGGCCCGGGAGAAGGGGGCGGGAACACAGATTCAAACTCGCCTGCGTCCAGCCGGAGACCGGAAATGGCCGGGGACTCACTGGGAACTGTAGTTCCCGCGGCTGCCCAGCAACCGAGGGTGGGGGGCCGGGTCTTGTCCCGATGATGCCAGTGCTGCCCCAGGGTCTGGCGAGAGAGGAGGAACCGAGAACCGGACCTCCCTACCTGGCCAACTCCTTAGTTCCACTTCCCTCCGTGTGGAGATACGAACTAGGTCGAATGTGGGTGTGGCGGAAGACTGTGGGGTCACCACAGAGCCCCTCTTGTCCCCGTTTTTGCCTTAGGCCCTCCCTGCTTCTACTAGACTCTTCATCCTCGGTCAGCTCCGCACTGGCCACCTTAGCTGCGGAGCCCAGGGACTCCCGAGCCGCAAACGCATTGGGGAACTTGCTCCTCGAAGGGAAGGCTGGGCCGGAAATTGGACCCTGCTCGCAGCCCAGAGGAGCGAAAACTTGTGGAAATCGGACCTTGCCCTCGGATTCCTGAGTCAAGGACACGAGTCCCCAAGCGGCACGGAAAACAGGTGGCATTCAGCAAATACGTCACGGCGACAACGGATGCGGCCCTCCTCCTGGGGCGGCCACAAGGTGGAGCTACAGCGCAACCCTGCACCGCGCGCCTGGCCTCCGGACGCCCCCGAGGTGGCTGCTCTCCCGCGGGCCTCCGGCGAGTCCTTCATTGCTGCAGGTgattctcctcccacctccaatCCACCTCCTCCCATCTCCCCATGATGGCCCCTCAAGGTCGTGTCCCATTCAACCACAGATGGAAGGTgcttcctctccccagcccctgagcCAAAAAGATTAGGCTGTGACCAAATGGAGATTACATTCCTTGAGTAACAGATTAAGACAAGATACAGGAACCAACCTGCCTTGAAGAAAAGGCTGCGCACAGCAAAAAGCCACCTGTAAGCACAGAATTACACGGCTAGACGGGCTCTTCAGCTTCTGGCCTCTAGGCAGGAAAACAGCTAAGTTGCAAGGGTCGGGGAAGACAGTACCTCGTGGAGTGGCGATGGTGTCTCTATCATCTTACAGTTCTCCGGGAAAGACCATTTCGTTATCTCCTTCAGTCCCTCTTCCAAGCTATCCCACCCCGACACACCCTGTGCCTTCTATGCAAGAACACGTGCACACAAGTCTGAGACATTATCCGAGCAATCTCCCTTTTACTTCCTCTGTTCTAGTTTCATTTGGGGAGAAACTCCCCAAATGACTCACTGTGTTCCCAAACATCTCAGGTCAAAACTCCAAGGGGGGCAGATAACATAGCAGCTTAGGGAATGCCCATCACCTGGGCCCTCATGGTTCAAAACCTCCTGTTGGCAAAGCTCCCCTCACTGCAACCCACCACCCCCGAAGCATTCCATTTCAGCTGCTCTCCAACCCTTGCTGTTTGCGCAATGTAGACTGGCTTGGGTggtgaggcagggcagggcattcACTCCATCATGAAATTGTTGATCCTCCTCAGCAGCACTGCTGTTTCCAAGCCTGGGGAGGAGCGGGAGGGTAGATCATCTAGGGAGTGAAGCAAGGGGAAAGCTACGGGAGGAGAATTATGAGGTGAGGGGAGAAAGTTCTTACCAGTTTTCCCTCTCTTCTTAACAAATCTCCTGTGGGGAGAAAAGCTTCCCATTGTGAGTTCAGCTAGCTTCAAGCCGGCCCTTCCAGCCCCCACACCTGCTCCCTTAACTGCCTTTCCCATATTCAAGCCAATTTGATAGTATAAGGAAGGGCCTAAGAATCTCAAAGGAACTAAACAGACCCTCAGCCCTGGGCAGCATATATGAGTCTGAAGCAGCCTCATCACCAGGGCCCTGGAGAAAGTAAGGACCcagaaagctgaggcacaaaGCACTCACCTTTGGAAGAGGAAGGTCCACAAAAGCAGCATGGTGGAGACAGAATTGGTAATGACCCATATGATTAGGTAGGTTTGAGGGGTCTGTGAAAATAGGAAAAAGTCCCAAGGGTAGTATATCAggggaaataaggaaggaagagagggacagGATTAAGGAAAACCATGGAtgggagaagaagaggagaggtGACAGTCCCAGAGCCCTTACAATAAGCCAGATAGGGTAACGCATCTGTTGCAGCAGCTGGCAGTCGTTGGTGGTGACCGAATCCACCCCTGCACACCAAAGCAGGGAGAAGAGCCAGGGTTTGTTCACTACAAATAGGTTCACTGAGACATTATCCTTGTGCAATGCCCTGTGAAGGTGGGAAAGAAAATAGGGAACATCCAGAATCATGGTGCACGGGACATGGGAGGCAGCCCCCTGCCTGTGCTTGAATCTACAGTGCCACTGCCAAGGAGGTATCAGCTCTGCCTTTCCATAGCAGCCCCTGACCAACAGTGATTTTCCTTTCATAGCTGAACTCTGTCTTCAGGTGGATTCCACCCATGGGTACTAGCCTTGCTATCTGGGGCCACACAATGTGTCTCTCCCCTGGGTCCTGAGCAGAGGCCCTGTCTCCCTGAGCCTTCTCTTCTCTAGGCCCCACAGCTCCAGCTCCTTCAGCCATTACtcttattatttccttccctGTACAAGCCTCTCTAATATGATATATTGCAATTTATCAATGTTCCTTTGAAAATATGGGGCCTGTCTCTGAAAATAATATCCCAAATAGGCTTGGACcagccttttttttgagacaggatcttgctctggagtgcagtggcacagtcttggctcactgcagcctcgacctcctgggctcaagtgatccttctgcctcagcctcccaaagtgctgggattacaggtgggagccaccatgcctggccaacttgggTCAGCTTTGAATAGAGCAAAACTATCTCCTCCTGTCCTCTGGGCACTATGCCTGTATTCAGGTAGCCCAGAGTCAGGTTAGCCTTTGGCAATGTTACATCCCACTGATGACTCACTATGTATACTGTTTAATGAAAGCCCTGATCTTTTTCACACATGTTCCTGTTGATGCCAGTGTCTCCTCTCTGGTCTTTATGCAACTGAAATTCTTTTGGGCCCCAAATAGAGGTCTTTACATCTATCCCTGGTGCATTTCATCTTGCTAGATTTGGCCTATCTTTTTCCAGCACCTAGACCTTTCAGGGCATCGATTCCATCATCAGTGTATTCATCACCAATTCACATCATTTGGAAACATGATCAGCAGTTGATTAGCAGCTGATGTTGACCAAGACAAGACTAAGGTGAGAGCCAAACCCTATGTCATGTCTTCCTCTTTGGTGATAACTTGGGGAAAGAAATACCTATATAGctaggtgaagtggctcatgcttataaccgggaggctgagggggacaatggctcaggcttgtaatcccagcactttgggaagccaaggcaggaagattgcttgaggccaggagtttgaaaccagcctgggcaggtagtaggaacctgtctctacaaaaaaaaaaaaaaaaaaaaaaaaattaaccttgcatagtggtgtgtgtctatagtcctagctactcaggaggctgaggtgggacaatcacttgagcccaggcgttcaaagctgcagtgagctatgatcaggccactgcactacagcctcggtgacagagcgagaccctatctctaaaaaaatttttttaattaaaattcaaattaaaaaaagaaatacgtaTGATAACTGGGCTATCATTGAGTTCACATTTTTCTATCTGAACACAAGGACCTTATAAGAGGCTTTAGCAACCAGATACTTTGAAGTCCGTTATGGTTCAGCTGGGTCAGCTTCTGGGGCTCAGCTCACATCTGGGACTCTCCCTGATTCATGCTGTCTTACCCTGATCTCTTTGTTGTGGAATAAAATCCTTCCCGTGGCCTACAAGGTCCTACCCAATTTGACCCCTGCCTGCTTCTCtagcttccccttccccttgctCATTAGGCTACTGTTCCTGTTCTGCAGCTCGTAGTTAGCTCCTTGTGAccattcaggtctcagcttagaTATCACCTCTTTAACCAGCCTTCCTAATGTGGCTGCACCCACCTCCCTGCTCCAGCCCATCACTCCCAAACCTAACCACTCTTCTACATCTCTCTGTTTTGTCTTCATAACACTTTTTCACTTTCCAATATGCATGTATTTCGTTAAGTGACttattctctgtttctttcaGTAGTACATGTATTCCACAAAAGCAGGAACCTTGTCTGTCTGATTCGTGTTGTGTCCCCAAAGCCTGCAATACTACCTGATACAGGGCAAGTGTTCTGTAAATACTTGTTGTATGAGCGAATGAATGAAGAGGCTTTGCTCTCCCTGAACTGGTTCTTCCCTGCCATTAAGCCTCATGTGATCCCCTTGGTTCCTTTCCTCTAGCACTCACTTGATATCCAATAGTGGCAGATCTTGATAGGGGAGGTTGAGAAACTGGGGCCTCTCAGTTCTGTTGCCTCCCTGATGTCCATATATCTGGCGCATTCCAGGTGCCCGTC containing:
- the LOC111536119 gene encoding uncharacterized protein LOC111536119 isoform X2, whose product is MDREPGKVRERCSKRRSVGETCPVHSGVDPQEDQDRSTDCGVRSPCASSLPARRMLAPPPTVPAAGQALPASTRLFILGQLRTGHLSCGAQGLPSRKRIGELAPRREGWAGNWTLLAAQRSENLWKSDLALGFLSQGHESPSGTENRWHSANTSRRQRMRPSSWGGHKVELQRNPAPRAWPPDAPEVAALPRASGESFIAAARNLKSREVI
- the LOC111536119 gene encoding uncharacterized protein LOC111536119 isoform X1, which codes for MDREPGKVRERCSKRRSVGETCPVHSGVDPQEDQDRSTDCGVRSPCASSLPARRMLAPPPTVPAAGQALPASTRLFILGQLRTGHLSCGAQGLPSRKRIGELAPRREGWAGNWTLLAAQRSENLWKSDLALGFLSQGHESPSGTENRWHSANTSRRQRMRPSSWGGHKVELQRNPAPRAWPPDAPEVAALPRASGESFIAAAPRPFRASIPSSVYSSPIHIIWKHDQQLISS